CATCATAAAATATAGGACAGTCCCTACTAAACAAGATAGGACAACTTGCACTAAACTACGTAAGTTTGAATCAAAATAGTCAGTTCACCTGCTAATTGGCAACTAAATATTTTGCAGCTATATTGAAAGAGTTAATAATTACAAACGGGGAGCAGATGTGTtctaatattttcataaatgcTAAAAATTGAAGAATGCTACACAAGTTCATCGGAAAGGCAACACAAGCTTATGTAGGGGAAATCATTTTGCTATATCAGCTAGCAAAGCCTCCTTGCATGCACTTTTCAGCTCAGTAGATAGATAATGCATACCTTGTATGGCTGAGACACATATGATTTATAGCTCGTTTCAAAGGCCTTGTTAGCTTCACTCTTATTGCCAAGAGCAAGCCAGTTGATAGCAAGCATGGACCAAACAGTGGATGAAGTAGAGAGAGGCAACTCCTCTGCATAAAGTTGCAGGTTTTGCTCTATTGTAGACCTTGACAGATTGAACATAAGTGGGTATCCTAACAGCACCGCGCCTGACTGTTTCACTGAATGACTTCCACCTGCAGTTGTATAAAAAGTTAAACACGGACTGGAAATGGAGATCctctttatttaaaaattaaatagtttattaCGGAATACGATGGCTTGTGGTGCTATGAAATCAACTAAGTTTTATGCAGGTTTTAAACTAACATGCTTTTAAGATAAATTCATTTCTAATCTGTCATCAAGTTATCATCAGGAGACAGTTTTTTGGGGTGATAGCTTACTGTGACAATTACCTGAAGTTTAATGAGCATGCAACTCCAAATGTAGAGCTTTAGATTTGTTTTTGAGTTGTTCATCCATCAATATTTATAAGCAAAATAATCAGATTGAAATTTATCTATACCACCTGCAGTTTTTATAAATGGAAATTAGTTTTATATGAAAATTTTGTCATTATAAATATCTTAGCCTATACCTACATGTGCATATTTCTTAAGACCATAAATTCTATAAAAGGCTATATGTGAGAGATACATGTACTTTTTCAGGAAAACATTACAAATATTGGCATGATATTGCAAATGCATGAGAAAGGAATACACTATTGCATATTGATAATGGTTTAAGtaatctttttatattttaattttaacttcAAATGTGTTATTTGTAACTGACTACAATTTTTCATTACTTCAACAAAAAGTATCATCTATATAATTAACATAAAATAACATCATATCTATTGATGAATTAGTTCAACTATTGGATGAAGAAAAGACAACTATTTGAATGCAGGTCTAATGTTTAATTTGGTTTTTAGGTTGCCCAGCTTAGATATAGATAGCTGTTAGTAACCTTTTTACACATGTATAGATGTGACTAGATAATGTCTAAATGTCTATGTGAGCCAGAAGTTGTTAGTAACATGAGGGACAAAGCCTTGACATAGTGTGAACTGTCTATCTCATACCTGTGAATCCCTCATATAAAGGGTTGTAGTCAACACTGTCATTGTATTCCCAATGAATATTTTGAGCGGCGTGCAGCTGTCCTTGTGGTGCATACATATTAACATCAACATTGCATAGGCACGCCGCATACTTGCTGTAGTGCAACGCGAGACTGGCTACAGCATTTGTGTAGACACAGTTGTTCACAGACCCTTTGCTTCCATCTACCGTTGCAACACCTAAAAACAGAACAGCATCCAGAGATCACCTCAATTGCATGGATTGGAATGAATATGATATGCAATTTACAGAATTCAAAAGAATTATGCATGACATagattatagattatatattaGACCAAATAGTCTGAGGAAAAAGGAAGTTTTGACATTTTTTAGCAGgtagtttttttataatatttaaaacatGTTTTGACAATCAAGTATTTTTAAACCTATCATCTGATTAGCTTTGGCTGATTTCAAAAGCTTCATTTGCAGCTTGCGGAAAACTTTAGTTAGAAGCAGTTATGCTCTCACGTCGAACTGTCtctaataaaaatagtaaaaaaccgTATACTAAAATCCAATTGTAGAGCTCAAACCATTTACCTTGGATATCATAATGTTGAGTTTTATTATTCCAATTAAGCTTGGAATACCAAAATGAAGCCAACTCTTTGATCATTTCACATCCTCCATTCTCTCTTAGCCAGCTTCTGTCTCTATCGACTGATGTATACTGTCTCATGGCGAAGGAGATGTCGCCAATCAAATGCAGGTGGTTCCTTAAACAAACATCGCATAAAAAttaagcaagcattagcatcgCTACTACTAAATGTGTTTCAGATTACTATAATCTTTTgagtaagtagtacatgtattacataAAAAGTCTATTACTTGTACCATTAGACAAGTATTGCATACATGTACGTATTGCATACATGTACGCATTGCATACATCTACGTATTACATACATCTAcgtattacatacatgtacgttgGATGAGATTAGACAAGTATTGCATACATGTACGTTGGGTGAGATTAGACAAGTATTGCATACATGTACGTTGGGTGAGATTAGACAAGtattgcatacatgtacattggaTGAGATTAGACAAGTAttgcatacatgtactttggATGAGATTAGACAAGTattgcatacatgtatgttgggtGAGATAAAGACATGAAACAGAGCAGACAATGTTTATTACTTTGCTTCAAAAGGAGGAGTCACATCGATTCCCGTGGCTGCGCTTTTCCAAGAATATAGTAGTCCATGGTAACCTTTTTCTATTGCCTGAACCCTCGCTGCCGGCATTGTATTTATACGATAGTTGAGAAGAGATCTCGCCAGTCTTGGGTAAAATGGCAGAATAGCTGGAAATATCCACCGCTCTTGATCCCAGCTAATGTGTCCTAACAGAAACATAACAAAGCTAGATTGCATCGACTAATGTGGATAATGATCGGCTTACAATCAGAACTATTTGCAACAGAAAACCTTAAGACATTTGTAGAGAAACACAGACACCAGACATAACACGAGAGAATGATGAAAAGCATCCAGGATTATAGGGCAATTGTTTCCCCTTGGTAGATGACTGCAAAAAAGGTCAGTGAAACCTCAGCTAATTACCAGCAGAAGTGCAATTTTTCAAACTGTATAAATAAACACCCTTCCACATTATCCAATGTGTAACATGTTTAAAATGTAGTGTGTAGGAGCTTATAAAGAGACTTGTCAATTCACATAGAGGCTCACACACGATGAGACTAAGCATATGAAGTACTTTTGTGAACTTCTGGAATTCATTAAGGAGCATGAGATCGCTAACACCTACCCCTGCCTGAATCCCGCTCGCTACCGTGTGCGAGACCACTGGAGCTCATGCCTCCATAATCATCCAGCCGCCGATGTGTGTCGAGGGCGGGCAGAGAACTCAACAAGTAATAGAACGCTGTGTAGGCTAATTTTTCTAGGTAGATGTCACCGGAGAGCTGGATGCCACCTTCAGACCATTTCTTATTCCAAGCCTCACAATGTAGGTCAAAGAAATGCATAGGATTTTTATCCGCTACCCAGCTGCCACTCACATAGCTCTCCTTTGCTCTCTAACAAAATACCATAACCGTGTCCACTGACATATGCAACCTTGTCATGTCACACGGTATGTCCACATCACATGGTTTACTCATGTGTCATGGCTAGAGTGTTACAAAGTCTATTCAAATCAAATAGTCCGTAAAAGTCACATGGTCTGTGCAAGTCACACGTCTAACTAAATCACAGGGATAGACCAAAATCTTGGATAGATTGTGTAACTTGTACTGACTATATGACTTTACTAGATTGTGTAACTTGTACTGACTATATGACTTTACTAGATTGTGTGATTTGGATAAATCATGTAATTTGGACAGATCCTGTGACCTGGATTTTCCGATTCCATTGGTTCATTCACATCACATGGTTTATGCAAGTCACATGGTCTATCGAAGTCATATGGTTTAGCTTGGAAAGATGACCTTCGCAGATCCCATGGTTTGTCTAAGTTTTTTGTCTCTCCAGATTCTGTGCTCTGCCCAGTATCCGTAAATCTTATGAAAGTTCAACCCATATGGCTAGACTGAGTCACATGTAATGTATTGGTTGGATAACTTGCTGTATTTAAGTAACTCTATCTGTTCAGGTAATAGGGCCTTTACCAGTTACATGATCTAGCACACACAACTAGCTTTGGTTGAGTATAAACGTTGTGGCACATGGTATCATACATTCAATCAATTCTAAACAGGCTTCACTACACTCATGAAAACACTGGAAATTCTTATCAATGTTTTGGTGTCTCATTGCTGACCCACTTCTTACTAAACGTAGTCAGCTTCAATGTTCTAGAAAGTTCTAAGCATGAATTAATTAAGCTGCTACAACTGTAATGGTAACCCATGCTACATCATTTTAGTGCAAAAGGTATCAATCAAAGTTACCAGCCATTACAAAAGTTTAGTTATATCTTCTGACTAGTTAAAAGCAACTGTTCAGCATACCTCCTCATTTGTGTCTATAGCCATGATATAAGTGTATCTGATAGAGTCCTTATGAGAAGGAATGTGTATAGTAGGTGGTATAGTAGACCAGAATATATGTACACGAGATGTGTGTCCCCTCGACATCTCAGCTGTAATTGTGGTTCCCTCTGACTTCCTGTGAGAAGAGTAGACGAAAATAAAAATTAGACATCGACCAACTAAAAaaatccatataccgtatatatatttTGCTTCTGCGTTAGATCTACAGTATGTTAATAGACTTAATTACACAGAGGGTTGTATTACTGTTTTGAGAGTGTGTAACTCCAAAGCTCATTGACAAAGCAGTGAGCTCATTTTGAGATTAGGTCTAGAACTATCATGCAACAgatgttattgttatatatctGGATATCTCTTTAGActtgttattgttatatatctGGAAATCTCTCCAgagttgttattgttatatatctGGATATCTCTTCAgagttgttattgttatatatctGGGTATCTCTTCAGAGTTGTGTTGTAAGAAATAAAATGAGATCAATTGCATACAAGGTTATAAATTGAAACTTGTGTACTCGTTAGACAAGTGTTAATATTGAGTGAATTACTAAATATATAGTCATTGCTAAAGTGCTCCTTTTTGGacacatcaatgatatacagccccccatgatggggggctgtatatcattggacaCATCGATAAAGTTGATCTTCTAAACAAGGATCGATTTGCTGAATAAAGAGAAAACGCAGCCGATGTGTCGAGGTTTTATGCTCTACTTTTGCAAAGTATAAAAGGAGTGTGGCAGTGGATGGAGACATGATAAGGAGTACATAGACTGTTTAATGAGAGCACTAGTAGACACACGAGTGGATAAAGAGGAGTACTGGGGGAGTTCAAGGACTACTAATAGATAGGTTCTCAGAAACGAGTAGAGTAACAGAGTCGGGTAAGGAAAGGCAAAGGATTGGCTACAAGAAACACAACCAAAGAGATACATTAGTTCACTGCAACGACTGTACTAGTAGTAATGCTAGTAGCAATAGcgatagtagtagtagtaaaggACATGACAAGCAGTGTAGGTCGACCTTACCAGCAGTTGATGCTAAGAGTAGCATTGCTAAAGAGAAATGTTAAGAGTTGAATGGAGACTTTATTTTATGCCTATATTAATCCTAACATAATATAGTTTGCTGGACAATAGAAAGGAAGTAAACAGCATAAGCAAAGGTTACACGCAGCAGGAAGAAAAACCAGAAAATAAGATTTTAATGAGAGTCAATCAAAGCTCATAGCAGGCTGATTAGATCACCTGGTAAAACTGTCAACGATTTATAGAAGGCGCAATATACTGCGTAGAGCCATAGCAACTTGTAGCAAAAATACTCCTTTTAAAAAGCAAGTATGAACAATTGCATTAACAGCATTTAGAAATCTTATCCACTTGGCTTTTAAGAAACAGGCTAATAAATAACACTGTATTCTATACTCCTTATGTTTTACTATTAGCAATAGTAGAGTGCTGGAGCAGCAGGCAGCATTTATGTTTAAGTAGTATGTCAAGAAGGTAGTGGTTCAAAATCTCTGCTGGATTTTCATGGAACAATTGTTATAAATGTCAGTGTTTTATGTATTGGATGTAAGTTACTGGTAGGTAATGCAGTACATCTCAGTACTTTAGAGCTCAACTACTTACCAATTGCCACCATTAAAACTTTGAGGTGTTTTGAAATTGATATCCTTGCTATTTTCTCCTCTATTAACATTGAGGTATATCATCAAGTTGCctggtaaaataaaatagagAATGTGTGTAAATTGAAAGAGGCCAGATTATATATCGTACACGCTACTACTATagattttatatttcatcagacATCATGCCTCATACATCACACAGAACACATGGCACGTACGTCTCATCTGTTGGATAAACTCCATCTTAGTTTATGAATGAAAGTCTCATTGATTGCGCACTTCCTCTCAGAAAGGATTGAAACAAAAGGTGAAAATGCAAAGTCTCACTGGAGACGAGCACTACACTAAGATGAAGATACATGCATGTGTATAACAAACCAGTTGCAGTTCCCTGACGTTCAGCAAATATTTCTGTGACGAGGAGACGAGTGTAAAACTGGTGAGCATAGACTCGTAGCGTTACCCTGCACTCTTCTACTGTGGCATTCTCCTCCCAGTACCCTACAGCCAAAAGAGTTTAACTATAGGGCAGCAACTTTAATACGCTGTTGTGCTGGCTAATAATGGTGGATATTATTGTCCTTTTAAACCAATGTATCAATTAAAACATACAACATGGTTAAAATGGCTgtatgccgtttctataatggttaTAAGTATTCTGCACTTTTTTCTCTTCCTATATTATGTACGGACAAACAACAAATGtcaacattaaatttaaaaaaacggTTGCAAATATTAGTGCATTTGCTAGTAATTATTGTTAGCCAATACGTTGTTTTGCACTAGAAGTTTGCATTTGCTCTGTTAAAAGTATTGAATCGATGAATCGTCATTATGTACTTCTGGTGCGTTAACTTGAGAAAGAGAGAGCAAATCCAAAGACCGGTTTTAACTAAGAAGGCTCTACAAAAAGAGAAATACTGGAAACAGATACAGTGAGTCTGATATTACTGAAGCTTTTAGCAGCAGAGTGGCAGCGCTAGTTTcagttaaaatttatttcattcCTCTATTGGAGATGGAGTGTAGGCTAATTTGACTGGAAAACAAATTGTGATGGAATTTTTGTTAAAGCATTAATGATATGTGATATTTAGGCTTATTTGCATCTGCTATATTTCTATCTATAGGCCTATATTATTAATTGTACTGTGGTAGTTGATATAAActggtacatgtacagtagtAGTTGATATAAACTGTTACATGTATAGTAGTAGTTAATGTAAACTGGTACATATACTGCAGTAGTTGATATAAACTGGTACATTTACAGTAGTAGTTGATATAAACTGGTACATGTACTGTAGTAGTTGATATAAACTGGTACATATACTGTAGTAGTTGATATAAACTGGTACATGTACTGTAGTAGTTAATGTAAACTGGTACATGTACTGTAGTAGTTAATATAAACTGGTACATATACTGCAGTAGTTGATATAAACTGGTACATTTACAGTAGTAGTTGATATAAACTGGTACATGTACTGTAGTAGTTAATATAAACTGGCACATATACTGTAGTAGTTGATATAAACTGGTACATGTACTGTAGTAGTTGCTATAAACTGGTAAATTTACAGTAGTAGTTGATATAAACTGGTACATGTACTGCAGTAGTTGATATAAGCTGGTACATGTACTGTAGTAGTTGATATAAACTGGCACATGTACTGTAGTAGTTGATATAAACTGGTACATATACTGCAGTAGTTGATATAAGCTGGTACATGTACTGTAGTAGTTGATATAAACTGGCACATATACTGTAGTAGTTGATATAAGCTGGTACATGTACTGTAGTAGTTAATATAAACTGGCACATATACTGTAGTAGTTGATATAAACTGGTACATATACTGTAGTAGTTGCTATAAACTGGTAAATTTACAGTAGTAGTTGATATAAACTGGTACATGTACTGCAGTAGTTGATATAAGCTGGTACATGTACTGTAGTAGTTGATATAAACTGGCACATGTACTGTAGTAGTTGATATAAACTGATACATATACTGCAGTAGTTGATATAAGCTGGTACATGTACTGTAGTAGTTAATATAAACTGGCACATATACTGTAGTAGTTGATATAAACTGGTACATATACTGTAGTAGTTGCTATAAACTGGTAAATTTACAGTAGTAGTTGATATAAACTGGTACATGTACTGCAGTAGTTGATATAAACTGGTACATGTACTGCAGTAGTTGATATAAACTGGTACATGTACTGTAGTAGTTAATATAAACTGGTACATGTACTGTAGTAGTTGATATAAACTGGTACATATACTGTAGTAGTTAATGTAAACTAGTACATGTACTGTAGTAGTTGATATAAACTGGTACATATACTGTAGTAGTTAATGTAAACTGGTACATGTACTGTAGTAGTTAATATAAACTGGTACATATACTGTAGTAGTTAATGTAAACTGGTACATGTACTGTAGTAGTTGATATAAACTGGTACATGTACTGCAGTAGTTGATATAAACTGGTACATGTACTGTAGTAGTTAATATAAACTGGTACATGTACTGTAGTAGTTGATATAAACTGGTACATATACTGTAGTAGTTAATGTAAACTGGTACATATACTGTAGTAGTTGCTATAAACTGGTACATATACTGTAGTAGTTGATATAAAGTGGTACATGTACTGCAGTAGTTGATATAAGCTGGTACATGTACTGTAGTAGTTGATATAAACTGGCACATGTACTGTAGTAGTTGATATAAACTGGCACATGTACTGTAGTAGTTGATATAAACTGGTACATATACTGTAGTAGTTAATGTAAACTGGTACATGAACTGTAGTAGTTAATATAAACTGGTACATATACTGTAGTAGTTGATATAAACTGGTACATGTACTGTAGTAGTTGATATAAACTGGTACATGTACTGTAGTAGTTAATGTAAACTGGTACATGAACTGTAGTAGTTAATATAAACTGGTACATATACTGTAGTAGTTGATATAAACTGGTACATGTACTGTAGTAGTTGATATAAACTGGTACATGTACTGTAGTAGTTGATATAAACTGGTACATGTACTGTAGTAGTTGATATAAACTGGTACATGTACTGCAGTAGTTGATATAAACTGGTACATGTACTGTAGTAGTTAATATAAACTGGTACATGTACTGTAGTAGTTGATATAAACTGGTACATATACTGTAGTAGTTAATGTAAACTGGTACATGTACTGTAGTAGTTAATATAAACTGGTACATATACTGTAGTAGTTAATATAAACTGGTACATGAACTGTAGTAGTTAATATAAACTGGTACATATACTGTAGTAGTTGATATAAACTGGTAAATTTACAGTAGTAGTTGATATAAACTGGTACATGTACTGCAGTAGTTGATATAAACTGGTACATGTACTGCAGTAGTTGATATAAACTGGTACATGTACTGTAGTAGTTAATATAAACTGGTACATGTACTGTAGTAGTTGATATAAACTGGTACATATACTGTAGTAGTTAATGTAAACTAGTACATGTACTGTAGTAGTTGATATAAACTGGTACATATACTGTAGTAGTTAATGTAAACTGGTACATGTACTGTAGTAGTTAATATAAACTGGTACATATACTGTAGTAGTTAATGTAAACTGGTACATGTACTGTAGTAGTTGATATAAACTGGTACATGTACTGCAGTAGTTGATATAAACTGGTACATGTACTGTAGTAGTTAATATAAACTGGTACATGTACTGTAGTAGTTGATATAAACTGGTACATATACTGTAGTAGTTAATGTAAACTGGTACATATACTGTAGTAGTTGCTATAAACTGGTACATATACTGTAGTAGTTGATATAAAGTGGTACATGTACTGCAGTAGTTGATATAAGCTGGTACATGTACTGTAGTAGTTGATATAAACTGGCACATGTACTGTAGTAGTTGATATAAACTGGCACATGTACTGTAGTAGTTGATATAAACTGGTACATATACTGTAGTAGTTAATGTAAACTGGTACATGAACTGTAGTAGTTAATATAAACTGGTACATATACTGTAGTAGTTGATATAAACTGGTACATGTACTGTAGTAGTTGATATAAACTGGTACATGTACTGTAGTAGTTAATGTAAACTGGTACATGAACTGTAGTAGTTAATATAAACTGGTACATATACTGTAGTAGTTGATATAAACTGGTACATGTACTGTAGTAGTTGATATAAACTGGTACATGTACTGTAGTAGTTGATATAAACTGGTACATGTACTGTAGTAGTTGATATAAACTGGTACATGTACTGCAGTAGTTGATATAAACTGGTACATGTACTGTAGTAGTTAATATAAACTGGTACATGTACTGTAGTAGTTGATATAAACTGGTACATATACTGTAGTAGTTAATGTAAACTGGTACATGTACTGTAGTAGTTAATATAAACTGGTACATATACTGTAGTAGTTAATATAAACTGGTACATGAACTGTAGTAGTTAATATAAACTGGTACATATACTGTAGTAGTTGATATAAACTGGTACATGTACTGTAGTAGTTGATATAAACTGGTACATGTACTGCAGTAGTTGATATAAACTGGTACATGTACTGCAGTAGTTGATATAAACTGGTACATGTACTGTAGTAGTTAATATAAACTGGTACATGTACTGTAGTAGTTGATATAAACTGGTACATATACTGTAGTAGTTAATGTAAACTGGTACATGTACTGTAGTAGTTAATATAAACTGGTACATGTACTGTAGTAGTTGATATAAACTGGTACATTTACAGTAGTAGTTGATATAAACTGGCACATGTACTGTAGTAGTTAATACAAACTGGTACATGTACTGTAGTAGTTGATATAAACTGGTACATATACTGTAGTAGTTGATATAAACTGGTACATATACTGTAGTAGTTGCTATAAACTGGTACATTTACAGTAGTAGTTAATATAAACTGGCACATGTACTGTAGTAGTTGATATAAACTGGTACATATACTGTAGTAGTTAATGTAAACTGGTACATGTACTGTAGTAGTTAATATAAACTGGTACATGTACTGTAGTAGTTGATATAAACTGGTACATATACTGTAGTAGTTGATATAAACTGGTACATGTACTGTAGTAGTTAATGTAAACTGGTACATGTAGTGTAGTAGTTAATATAAACTGGTACATATACTGCAGTAGTTGATATAAACTGGTACATTTACAGTAGTAGTTGATATAAACTGGTACATGTACTGTAGTAGTTAATATAAACTGGTACATGTACTGTAGTAGTTGCTATAAACTGGCACATATACTGTAGTAGTTGATATAAACTGGTACATGTACTGCAGTAGTTGATATAAACTGGTACATATACTGTAGTAGTTGATATAAACTGGTACATGTACTGTAGTAGTTGATACATCAGCAGCTGCAGAATCTCATTGAAAGATATTTCCCAACATTATCATTACCCCTATATACATACAATTACTAGAAAACTATGTGTTGACGCTgaagataaaatatatagaaAGGTTGGTACTAATCCTACACCAGAATCTATCCCGGACTCTCTGAAaggttttatttgcattttcctCTTATTCTTTCCATTATTGCTGATGATCGGGTTGTGGATTCAATTACCTATTATATAAAGGAAATCTACCACTATTGTCATCGTAACTATATGCATCTGCTAGGAAGCATTACTATCGTAGTATGTATTTTGTT
Above is a window of Watersipora subatra chromosome 3, tzWatSuba1.1, whole genome shotgun sequence DNA encoding:
- the LOC137391424 gene encoding protein-glucosylgalactosylhydroxylysine glucosidase-like isoform X2, giving the protein MIPASSASFFLILICVAANGEVIRDIGSRPTIIETDKLPMLADGKTPDVTAMPSVGNGHIATSIYSDTVYMDGVYNGRLSKSHRARIPAEINLRTTFRNEDTRQVYRQYRLDMGHGYWEENATVEECRVTLRVYAHQFYTRLLVTEIFAERQGTATGNLMIYLNVNRGENSKDINFKTPQSFNGGNWKSEGTTITAEMSRGHTSRVHIFWSTIPPTIHIPSHKDSIRYTYIMAIDTNEERAKESYVSGSWVADKNPMHFFDLHCEAWNKKWSEGGIQLSGDIYLEKLAYTAFYYLLSSLPALDTHRRLDDYGGMSSSGLAHGSERDSGRGHISWDQERWIFPAILPFYPRLARSLLNYRINTMPAARVQAIEKGYHGLLYSWKSAATGIDVTPPFEAKNHLHLIGDISFAMRQYTSVDRDRSWLRENGGCEMIKELASFWYSKLNWNNKTQHYDIQGVATVDGSKGSVNNCVYTNAVASLALHYSKYAACLCNVDVNMYAPQGQLHAAQNIHWEYNDSVDYNPLYEGFTGGSHSVKQSGAVLLGYPLMFNLSRSTIEQNLQLYAEELPLSTSSTVWSMLAINWLALGNKSEANKAFETSYKSYVSQPYKMWMEYPNTGGSNYHSAMGTFIQTLLYGYGGLRIHLEYLYMNPQLPANIHSMIFRNIDYLGSSFDIKVTPALVHVSVDTIGIAPLRLTIAESNKSLHLTRGASILFDRAPFTINTDALTECPLPEDNIVPYSTSYTPSAHISVNSSSAFLLLPNAIIYFILLLYTCARTSQSQWVLL
- the LOC137391424 gene encoding protein-glucosylgalactosylhydroxylysine glucosidase-like isoform X1, with protein sequence MIPASSASFFLILICVAANGEVIRDIGSRPTIIETDKLPMLADGKTPDVTAMPSVGNGHIATSIYSDTVYMDGVYNGRLSKSHRARIPAEINLRTTFRNEDTRQVYRQYRLDMGHGYWEENATVEECRVTLRVYAHQFYTRLLVTEIFAERQGTATGNLMIYLNVNRGENSKDINFKTPQSFNGGNCNATLSINCWKSEGTTITAEMSRGHTSRVHIFWSTIPPTIHIPSHKDSIRYTYIMAIDTNEERAKESYVSGSWVADKNPMHFFDLHCEAWNKKWSEGGIQLSGDIYLEKLAYTAFYYLLSSLPALDTHRRLDDYGGMSSSGLAHGSERDSGRGHISWDQERWIFPAILPFYPRLARSLLNYRINTMPAARVQAIEKGYHGLLYSWKSAATGIDVTPPFEAKNHLHLIGDISFAMRQYTSVDRDRSWLRENGGCEMIKELASFWYSKLNWNNKTQHYDIQGVATVDGSKGSVNNCVYTNAVASLALHYSKYAACLCNVDVNMYAPQGQLHAAQNIHWEYNDSVDYNPLYEGFTGGSHSVKQSGAVLLGYPLMFNLSRSTIEQNLQLYAEELPLSTSSTVWSMLAINWLALGNKSEANKAFETSYKSYVSQPYKMWMEYPNTGGSNYHSAMGTFIQTLLYGYGGLRIHLEYLYMNPQLPANIHSMIFRNIDYLGSSFDIKVTPALVHVSVDTIGIAPLRLTIAESNKSLHLTRGASILFDRAPFTINTDALTECPLPEDNIVPYSTSYTPSAHISVNSSSAFLLLPNAIIYFILLLYTCARTSQSQWVLL